A section of the Candidatus Fusobacterium pullicola genome encodes:
- a CDS encoding CCA tRNA nucleotidyltransferase codes for MKLDKNIKLILKILQENGQGYIVGGFIRDTLLGLEPKDCDFVTDIEYDKLLNIFKEYYPKEIGKHFGIIQIKIDGVHYEIAKMRQDKGIPKERKEQEIEFTKNIYDDLKRRDFTINAIAYDGKEFYYGDENSKKDIEEKILRFVGVCKRRIEEDPLRILRYFRFLSTKDLKYLIEDIKEISKYSQLIKELSSERVREELNKIMVGKNAHIILEILANEGILEIIIPEWKEYRGDKEKSDDIFHFLSEADSDLIVRLVILFHNLEQMVKKIMIRLRYDKKSIELVYKLIKYQVIPKELDEVIFIKKMMNQLEYEDIQRYFKVLKAKKKANNLEQIERLEKIFQNIVEKQLPVKIKDLKITGKDLLENGIVAGKTVGEILNYLLEKVLEYPEYNSKEKLLELAHNYLDMKLVKKNFKIKTEVTTQVYN; via the coding sequence TTGAAATTAGATAAAAATATAAAATTAATTTTAAAGATACTACAAGAAAATGGACAGGGCTATATAGTAGGTGGATTTATAAGAGATACTCTTCTAGGATTAGAACCAAAGGATTGTGATTTTGTTACAGATATTGAGTATGATAAATTATTAAATATTTTTAAAGAGTATTATCCTAAAGAGATAGGAAAGCATTTCGGAATTATTCAAATAAAAATAGATGGAGTACATTATGAGATAGCTAAAATGAGGCAAGATAAGGGAATTCCAAAGGAAAGAAAAGAACAGGAGATAGAGTTTACTAAAAATATATATGATGATTTAAAAAGACGTGATTTTACAATTAATGCAATAGCTTATGATGGAAAAGAGTTCTATTATGGAGATGAAAATTCTAAAAAAGATATAGAAGAGAAGATATTAAGGTTTGTAGGAGTGTGTAAAAGAAGAATAGAGGAAGATCCTTTAAGAATCTTGAGATATTTTAGATTTTTATCTACAAAGGATTTGAAATATTTAATTGAAGATATTAAAGAGATTTCAAAATATTCTCAATTGATAAAAGAACTTTCCTCTGAAAGAGTAAGAGAGGAATTAAATAAGATAATGGTAGGGAAAAATGCTCATATTATTTTAGAAATTTTAGCTAATGAGGGTATATTGGAGATAATTATTCCAGAGTGGAAAGAGTATAGAGGAGATAAAGAAAAAAGTGATGATATTTTTCACTTTTTAAGTGAGGCTGATAGTGATCTAATTGTAAGACTTGTAATTCTTTTTCATAACTTAGAACAAATGGTAAAAAAAATAATGATAAGATTACGATATGATAAAAAAAGTATAGAGCTAGTATATAAGCTTATAAAATATCAAGTAATTCCAAAGGAACTTGATGAAGTAATCTTTATTAAAAAAATGATGAATCAATTAGAATATGAGGATATACAGAGGTATTTTAAGGTATTAAAGGCAAAGAAAAAAGCTAATAATTTAGAACAGATAGAGAGATTAGAAAAAATATTCCAAAATATTGTTGAAAAACAACTTCCAGTAAAAATAAAGGATTTAAAAATAACTGGAAAAGATCTACTAGAAAATGGAATAGTGGCAGGAAAAACAGTAGGAGAGATATTAAATTATTTATTAGAAAAAGTCTTAGAGTATCCAGAGTACAACAGTAAAGAAAAATTATTAGAACTAGCTCACAATTATTTAGATATGAAGTTAGTTAAAAAAAATTTCAAAATAAAAACAGAGGTAACTACTCAGGTCTATAATTAA
- the thrS gene encoding threonine--tRNA ligase: MKAILPSGDVKEFEGEVNLFTIAKSISNSLAKKSVAAKVNDELVDMSTVIDGEARVEFITPETEEGEEVIRHSTAHLMAQAVVRLFPGTKVAIGPAIENGFYYDFDPKVQFTEEDLAKIEAEMKKIVKENEKIERIMMTREEAIKHFEELGEEYKVEIIKEIAQGEMLSFYKQGEFMDLCRGPHVPSTSYLKAFKLKSVAGAYWRGDSNNKMLQRIYGFAFADEKRLKDYLTLLEEAEKRDHRKLGKELDLFFISEYGPGFPIFLPKGMAIRNTLINLWKREHTLAGYTEIMTPIMLNKELWETSGHWFNYRENMYTSTIDETEFAIKPMNCPGGVITYKHQLHSYKDLPIRCGELGTVHRHEFSGALHGLMRVRSFTQDDAHIFMTPDQIESEIIGVVNLIDKFYSKLFGFEYHIELSTKPEKAIGSDEIWEKAEAALAGALDKIGKPYKLNPGDGAFYGPKLDFKIKDAIGRTWQCGTIQLDFNLPERFDISYIGEDGEKHRPVMIHRVVYGSIERFIGILIEHYAGAFPLWLAPTQVKLLTINDDTVPYAQEIYRALLERGIRVELDDRAESIGYKIREANGKYKIPVQLIIGKNEVENREVNIRRRGSQEQTSMKLGEFLDMIVEEAQVKFDK, encoded by the coding sequence ATGAAAGCAATATTACCAAGCGGAGACGTAAAAGAGTTCGAAGGAGAGGTAAATCTATTTACTATAGCTAAAAGTATAAGTAACTCTCTTGCTAAAAAATCAGTTGCTGCTAAAGTAAATGATGAATTAGTAGATATGTCAACTGTGATAGATGGAGAGGCTAGAGTGGAATTTATCACTCCAGAAACTGAAGAGGGAGAAGAGGTAATAAGACACTCTACTGCACACCTTATGGCACAAGCAGTAGTTAGATTATTTCCAGGAACAAAGGTAGCTATAGGACCAGCTATTGAAAATGGATTCTATTACGATTTTGATCCAAAAGTACAATTTACAGAGGAAGATTTAGCTAAAATAGAAGCTGAAATGAAAAAAATTGTAAAAGAAAATGAAAAAATTGAAAGAATAATGATGACTAGAGAAGAGGCTATAAAGCACTTTGAAGAGCTAGGAGAAGAGTATAAAGTAGAAATTATAAAGGAAATAGCTCAAGGAGAGATGTTATCTTTCTATAAACAAGGTGAGTTTATGGATCTATGTAGAGGACCTCACGTTCCATCTACTTCTTACCTAAAAGCTTTCAAATTAAAATCAGTAGCAGGAGCTTATTGGAGAGGAGACTCTAACAATAAGATGTTACAAAGAATATATGGATTTGCTTTTGCAGATGAAAAAAGATTAAAAGATTACTTAACTCTATTAGAGGAAGCTGAGAAAAGAGACCACAGAAAATTAGGAAAAGAGTTAGATCTATTCTTTATAAGTGAATATGGACCAGGATTCCCAATATTCTTACCAAAGGGAATGGCTATAAGAAATACTCTTATCAATTTATGGAAAAGAGAGCATACTCTTGCTGGATATACAGAGATAATGACTCCAATAATGTTAAATAAAGAGTTATGGGAAACTTCAGGACACTGGTTCAACTATAGAGAGAATATGTATACATCTACAATAGATGAGACAGAATTTGCTATAAAACCAATGAACTGTCCAGGGGGAGTAATTACTTATAAACATCAATTACACTCATATAAAGATTTACCTATTAGATGTGGAGAGTTAGGAACTGTTCATAGACATGAGTTCTCAGGAGCTTTACATGGACTTATGAGAGTTAGAAGCTTTACTCAAGATGATGCTCATATCTTCATGACACCTGATCAAATTGAAAGTGAAATCATTGGAGTAGTAAATCTAATTGATAAATTCTATAGTAAACTATTTGGATTTGAATATCATATAGAATTATCTACAAAACCAGAAAAAGCTATCGGTTCAGATGAGATCTGGGAAAAGGCAGAAGCAGCTTTAGCAGGAGCATTAGATAAAATTGGTAAACCATATAAATTAAATCCAGGAGATGGAGCTTTCTATGGACCAAAATTAGACTTCAAAATTAAAGATGCTATTGGAAGAACTTGGCAATGTGGAACTATCCAATTAGACTTTAACTTACCTGAAAGATTCGATATAAGCTATATAGGTGAAGATGGAGAGAAACATAGACCAGTAATGATACATAGAGTTGTGTATGGTTCAATAGAGAGATTTATAGGAATCTTAATAGAGCACTATGCAGGAGCTTTCCCATTATGGTTAGCACCAACTCAAGTAAAACTATTAACTATCAATGATGATACTGTTCCTTATGCTCAAGAAATTTATAGAGCTTTATTAGAAAGAGGAATCAGAGTTGAATTAGATGATAGAGCTGAGTCTATAGGATATAAAATAAGAGAAGCTAATGGAAAATATAAGATACCAGTTCAATTAATCATTGGTAAAAATGAGGTTGAAAATAGAGAAGTTAATATCAGAAGAAGAGGTTCTCAAGAGCAAACTTCTATGAAACTTGGTGAATTCTTAGATATGATCGTTGAAGAAGCTCAAGTAAAATTTGATAAATAA